In the Corvus cornix cornix isolate S_Up_H32 chromosome 18, ASM73873v5, whole genome shotgun sequence genome, one interval contains:
- the LOC104695630 gene encoding LOW QUALITY PROTEIN: zinc phosphodiesterase ELAC protein 2 (The sequence of the model RefSeq protein was modified relative to this genomic sequence to represent the inferred CDS: inserted 3 bases in 3 codons; deleted 1 base in 1 codon), with product MSEGPSAAQPARRPKDVPRHVWARERRRNAGTGLXGPNTVYVQVVAAGSRDAGAAVYVFXEFNRYLFNCGEGTQRXMQEHKLKISLDSIFLSRVSWPTSGAVPGMILTLKAIGLQRCVFLGPPKLQNYLKAIRLFPGPLKRMDLAVQLHTEPEYKDETMTVCQIPLTGKSLAAESTFPQSPGASPQGGNSPKGDTGPGSPRAAQQSLEEGKGKESPKKTGDEQKCARRHPDLVTAFLCKIHPMEGEFLAAKAQEMGLPVGTPAILPIITALKNGESITFEGRELFPEELCTPTDPGPVFLVLECPHEGFVDAVCENETFRRYQEGVPEHQVALVIHMTPESVLRDGRYQQWMERFGPGTQHLVLNENSSAVHNPRSYKIQTQLNLIHPEIFPLLTTYQSKEAEAACPVPIVRGECLLKYHLRPQQEWQRDAVTVCDPDTFVSEALDLPDFQTRVKECKESLSAVPGNVGAYPEIVFLGTGSAIPMKIRNVSSTLVNTSATRSLLLDCGEGTFGQLCRHYGEQVDQVLCNLVAVFVSHMHTDHHSGLVNILMERRRAFAALGQAFSPLFLVAPEQIMPWLHEYHNNCEEILGDIKMIPSQSLVKGCENIRPKAKEFVSSLLESYDLAEFQTCEVQHCKNAFACSVIHKSGWKVVYSGDTMPCMALVQMGKNANLLIHEATLEDGMEKEAIEKTHSTTSQAIQTGMKMNAEFIMLNHFSQRYAKIPLFSEDFSEKVGIAFDHMRVRFGDFPAIPKLIPPLKALFADDIVEMEERKEKRELRLLKETALVLDKLTRGDSTEAACQKRKQAKNHQEVPDKKLKTVN from the exons ATGTCCGAGGGGCCCTCGGCGGCGCAGCCGGCGCGGCGGCCCAAGGACGTGCCCCGGCACGTGTGGGCCCGCGAGCGGCGGCGGAACGCGGGCACGGGCC GCGGGCCCAACACGGTGTACGTGCAGGTGGTGGCGGCCGGGAGCCGCGACGCGGGGGCCGCCGTGTATGTGT TCGAGTTCAACCG GTATCTGTTCAACTGCGGCGAGGGCACGCAGC CCATGCAGGAGCACAA GCTGAAGATCTCCCTGGACAGCATCTTCCTCAGCCGCGTGTCCTGGCCAACGTCGGGGGCT GTGCCCG GTATGATTCTCACACTGAAGGCTATAGGGCTTCAGAGGTGCGTGTTCCTGGGGCCACCAAAGCTG CAAAACTACTTGAAAGCCATTCGCCTCTTTCCCGGGCCCCTCAAGAGGATGGATTTAG ctgtgcagtTGCACACAGAGCCTGAGTACAAGGATGAGACCATGACTGTCTGCCAAATACCTCTGACAG GAAAATCACTGGCTGCTGAAAGTACATTCCCCCAGAGTCCTGGAGCATCTCCCCAAGGTGGAAATAGCCCCAAAGGGGACACAGGGCCTGGATCCCCGAGAGCTGCACAGCAAAGcttggaggaaggaaagggaaaagaaagcccAAAGAAGACAG gtGATGAGCAGAAGTGTGCTAGGAGGCATCCTGATCTGGTGACGGCTTTTCTGTGTAAA ATTCACCCAATGGAAGGGGAGTTCCTAGCAGCTAAAGCGCAGGAGATGGGCCTGCCAGT GGGAACTCCAGCCATCCTTCCCATAATTACAGCT CTCAAAAATGGGGAGAGCATCACTTTTGAAGGCAGAGAG ctcttccctgaggAGCTGTGCACTCCCACTGACCCTGGCCCAGTGTTCCTGGTGCTGGAGTGTCCTCATGAGGGCTTTGTGGATGCTGTCTGTGAAAACGAGACCTTCCGAAG GTACCAGGAGGGAGTTCCTGAGCACCAGGTGGCCTTGGTCATTCACATGACTCCCGAGTCAGTGCTTCGAGATGGCCGCTACCAGCAGTGGATGGAGAG ATTCGGGCCTGGCACTCAGCACTTGGTGCTCAATGAAAACTCCTCTGCTGTGCACAACCCACGCAGCTACAAGATCCAAACTCAGCTGAACCTCATCCACCCAGAGATCTTCCCTCTGCTCACCACCTACCAGAGCAAG GAAGCAGAGGCTGCTTGCCCTGTGCCCATCGTGCGAGGGGAGTGCCTCCTGAAATACCACCTCAGGCCTCAGCAGGAGTGGCAGAG AGATGCTGTGACTGTCTGTGATCCTGACACGTTTGTTAGTGAAGCCTTGGATCTCCCTGACTTCCAGACCCGTGTGAAGGAGTGCAAAGAGAGCCTGTCTGCTGTACCAG GAAATGTGGGTGCTTATCCTGAGATTGTGTTCTTGGGAACAGGATCTGCAATTCCAATGAAAATCCGCAATGTCAGCTCCACGCTGGTGAACACCAG TGCTACCcgctccctgctgctggactGTGGAGAAGGAACCTTTGGACAGCTCTGCCGCCACTACGGAGAGCAAGTTGACCAAGTGCTGTGTAACCTGGTGGCTGTGTTTGTGTCCCACATGCACACGGATCATCATTCG GGGCTGGTGAATATCCTGATGGAGCGAAGGAGAGCTTTT GCAGCCCTTGGTCAGGCTTTCAGCCCTCTGTTTCTGGTAGCACCTGAGCAGATCATGCCTTGGCTGCACGAGTACCACAATAACTGTGAGGAGATTCTTGGAGACATCAA AATGATTCCTTCTCAGTCTCTTGTGAAAGGCTGTGAGAACATCAGACCCAAAGCCAAGGAGTTTGTGAGCTCTCTCTTAGAGAGCTACGACCTGGCTGAG TTTCAGACCTGTGAAGTCCAACactgtaaaaatgcttttgcatgTTCAGTGATCCACAAGTCTGGCTGGAAAGTAGTTTATTCTGGTGATACAATGCCCTGCATGGCCTTAGTGCAAATGG GTAAAAATGCCAACCTGCTGATCCACGAAGCCACGCTGGAAGATGGCATGGAAAAAGAAGCTATAGAGAAGACCCACAG CACGACCTCCCAGGCCATCCAGACTGGGATGAAGATGAATGCAGAGTTCATCATGCTCAATCACTTCAGTCAGAGATACGCCAAGATCCCGCTGTTCAGCGAAGACTTCAGCGAGAAGGTTGGCATTGCCTTTGACCACATGAGG GTACGTTTCGGTGACTTCCCGGCCATCCCGAAGCTGATCCCGCCCCTGAAGGCTTTGTTTGCAGACGACATCGTGGAGATGGAGGAGCGCAAGGAGAAGAGGGAGCTGCGGCTGCTGAAGGAGACTGCCCTGGTGCTGGACAAACTGACCAGGGGGGACAGCACGGAGGCAGCGTGCCAGAAACGGAAACAAGCCAAGAACCATCAGGAAGTGCCAGACAAGAAGCTTAAAACAGTCAACTGA